In the Piscinibacter sp. XHJ-5 genome, one interval contains:
- a CDS encoding type II secretion system protein N codes for MPARLSAFVIWALVAACAVFWGLRLAVRAPSAPVHTVAVGDSAPVRADLTRLFGAPPVAAMPSAQAPALASRFQLTGVMAPKAPGDHGVALIAVDGKMPRAYRVGSAIDGELVLQSVSLRTAAIGPARGATAVVLEVPPLPVAATGTLPAPMPITPPAAGPVPPMPVPPTPVAPVSPAAPPTMPGAVATPGAVPASPGVVPAMPGGARGPLQSRSAPGTTPREMQERSPAVQ; via the coding sequence ATGCCGGCAAGACTGTCCGCTTTTGTGATCTGGGCCCTGGTTGCCGCGTGCGCGGTTTTCTGGGGCCTGCGTCTGGCGGTGCGCGCGCCCAGCGCCCCGGTGCACACGGTGGCGGTGGGCGACTCGGCGCCGGTGCGAGCCGATCTGACGCGGCTGTTCGGTGCGCCGCCCGTGGCCGCCATGCCCAGCGCGCAAGCTCCTGCGCTGGCGTCTCGCTTCCAGCTCACCGGCGTGATGGCGCCCAAGGCGCCCGGAGATCATGGCGTCGCGCTGATCGCCGTCGACGGCAAGATGCCGCGCGCATACCGGGTGGGGTCTGCCATCGACGGCGAGCTGGTTCTGCAATCGGTCAGTCTGCGTACCGCGGCCATCGGACCGGCGCGCGGCGCCACCGCCGTCGTGCTCGAAGTTCCCCCTCTGCCCGTCGCCGCCACCGGCACCTTGCCGGCGCCGATGCCGATCACGCCGCCGGCGGCCGGTCCCGTGCCGCCGATGCCGGTGCCGCCTACACCCGTGGCGCCGGTATCGCCGGCGGCCCCGCCGACGATGCCGGGGGCTGTGGCGACGCCGGGAGCTGTGCCCGCTTCACCCGGTGTCGTGCCTGCGATGCCCGGCGGCGCCCGCGGGCCGCTGCAGTCGCGCAGCGCGCCTGGCACCACGCCGCGGGAGATGCAGGAACGCTCGCCCGCGGTTCAGTAA
- a CDS encoding nicotinate-nucleotide--dimethylbenzimidazole phosphoribosyltransferase, which translates to MSVNRSLIAPTTNPTLEQALRDKLKRRSETTGALGELEPLAIRLGLIQNTLKPRFRAPQLALFAADHGLAVDGIAAPGRMSTSKLVHNLLTSQLPVSVFARIQGLELSVVDCGVSEAVAPHARLLARKIAHGTRNARVTAAMSLDQAHAAIRAGMEIGDALPGNVVACAGIGVGSNESAALVLSRLTGANVRDLVTAGPAMNEEDLNHLQMVLYGAQGRHKDVTDPVEVLAAFGGFEIALMVGVMLVAGSKRHLIIADGMPACAALMVASRIAPAVTDYCVYCRSHSHQGLDVALSLFHTSALLELGMESLDGTGATLAWPLVRSAAALLTEVAEGEDPGPTHPAEPTETTSKF; encoded by the coding sequence ATGTCCGTCAACCGCTCGCTGATCGCACCGACGACCAACCCGACGCTCGAACAGGCGTTGCGGGACAAGCTCAAGCGCCGCAGCGAAACCACTGGCGCGCTCGGCGAGCTCGAGCCGCTTGCCATCCGTCTCGGGCTCATCCAGAACACGCTGAAACCGCGCTTTCGTGCGCCACAGCTCGCGCTGTTCGCGGCGGACCACGGCCTGGCGGTCGATGGCATTGCGGCGCCCGGACGCATGTCGACGTCCAAGCTCGTGCACAACCTGCTGACATCGCAGCTGCCGGTATCGGTGTTCGCTCGCATCCAGGGCCTGGAACTGTCGGTGGTGGACTGCGGCGTTTCCGAAGCGGTCGCTCCACATGCCCGCCTGCTGGCGCGCAAGATCGCGCACGGCACGCGCAACGCGCGCGTGACCGCAGCCATGTCGCTCGACCAGGCGCACGCGGCCATTCGCGCCGGCATGGAGATCGGCGACGCGCTTCCGGGCAATGTCGTGGCCTGCGCGGGAATCGGCGTCGGCTCCAACGAAAGCGCGGCGCTCGTGCTGTCCCGCCTGACGGGCGCAAACGTGCGCGACCTCGTCACCGCCGGGCCGGCGATGAACGAAGAGGACCTCAATCATCTCCAGATGGTGCTGTACGGAGCGCAAGGCCGGCACAAGGACGTCACGGATCCGGTCGAGGTGCTGGCCGCCTTCGGCGGCTTCGAGATCGCGCTGATGGTCGGCGTGATGCTGGTCGCCGGCAGCAAGCGGCACCTCATCATTGCCGACGGCATGCCGGCTTGCGCGGCGTTGATGGTGGCTTCGCGCATTGCGCCGGCTGTCACCGATTACTGCGTCTACTGTCGCAGCCACAGCCACCAGGGACTGGATGTCGCGCTGTCGCTGTTCCACACCTCGGCGCTGCTCGAGCTCGGGATGGAGAGCCTGGACGGCACCGGAGCGACGCTGGCCTGGCCGCTGGTGCGCAGCGCGGCGGCGCTGCTGACCGAAGTGGCCGAAGGCGAGGACCCCGGCCCGACGCATCCGGCTGAGCCCACCGAAACCACCAGCAAGTTCTGA
- the ilvA gene encoding threonine ammonia-lyase, biosynthetic, whose product MAGRSGAQQSPKKSRSGGSASRPLPLTAYLQKILTARVYDVAHETPLEPARSLSKRLGNQVLLKREDSQPVFSFKLRGAYNKMAHLSPEQLQRGVICASAGNHAQGVALGAKRLGCRAMIVMPVTTPRVKVDAVRSLGGEVVLHGESYSDAYLHALELEREHGLTFVHPFDDPDVIAGQGTIAMEILRQHQGPLDAVFVAIGGGGLIAGVAAYIKSVRPEIQVIGVQTEDSDAMVRSVKAGKRVQLSDVGLFSDGTAVKMVGEETYRLARELVDDFVVVDTDAVCAAIKDVFEDTRSILEPAGALGVAAIKQYVETHKLKGRTFVAITCGANMNFDRLRFVAERAEVGEEREALFAVTIPEERGSFKRFCELIGPRSVTEFNYRISDARLAHVFVGISTSSRGESEKIARNFERHGFPTIDLTHDELAKQHVRHMVGGRTELAHDERLYHFVFPERPGALMRFLSSMHPEWNISLFHYRNQGADYGRILVGIQVPRQDKKAFREFLDTLAYPCEDETDNPVYRLFLR is encoded by the coding sequence ATGGCCGGCCGCTCAGGCGCGCAGCAGAGCCCGAAGAAGAGCCGGTCCGGCGGCAGCGCTTCCCGTCCCCTACCCTTGACGGCGTATCTGCAGAAGATTCTGACAGCCCGGGTGTACGACGTGGCCCACGAGACGCCGCTCGAGCCGGCGCGCAGCCTGTCCAAGCGTCTGGGCAACCAGGTGCTGCTCAAGCGGGAGGACAGTCAGCCGGTCTTCAGCTTCAAGCTTCGCGGCGCCTACAACAAGATGGCGCACCTGTCGCCCGAGCAGCTTCAGCGCGGCGTGATCTGCGCGTCGGCCGGGAATCACGCGCAAGGCGTCGCGCTGGGCGCGAAGCGCCTGGGTTGCCGCGCGATGATCGTGATGCCGGTCACCACGCCCCGCGTCAAGGTGGACGCGGTGCGCTCGCTCGGCGGCGAGGTCGTGCTCCACGGCGAGAGCTACTCCGACGCGTACCTGCATGCCCTGGAGCTGGAGCGCGAGCACGGCCTGACGTTCGTGCATCCGTTCGACGATCCTGACGTCATTGCCGGCCAGGGCACGATCGCGATGGAGATCCTGCGCCAGCATCAGGGCCCGCTGGACGCGGTGTTCGTTGCCATCGGTGGCGGTGGTCTCATCGCTGGCGTCGCGGCCTACATCAAGTCGGTGCGGCCGGAGATCCAGGTGATCGGCGTGCAGACCGAAGACTCCGACGCCATGGTGCGATCCGTCAAGGCCGGCAAGCGGGTGCAGCTCAGCGACGTGGGGCTGTTCTCCGACGGCACCGCCGTGAAGATGGTCGGCGAGGAGACGTACCGCCTCGCCCGCGAGCTGGTCGACGACTTCGTCGTCGTCGACACCGACGCCGTCTGCGCCGCCATCAAGGACGTCTTCGAGGACACGCGCAGCATCCTCGAACCCGCCGGCGCGCTCGGCGTGGCGGCAATCAAGCAGTACGTCGAAACGCACAAGCTCAAAGGCCGCACCTTCGTCGCGATCACCTGCGGCGCCAACATGAATTTCGACCGGCTGCGCTTCGTCGCCGAGCGTGCCGAAGTCGGTGAGGAGCGCGAGGCGCTGTTCGCCGTCACGATCCCCGAGGAGCGCGGCAGCTTCAAGCGCTTCTGCGAGCTGATCGGCCCGCGGTCGGTGACCGAATTCAACTACCGCATCTCAGACGCCAGGCTCGCGCACGTCTTCGTGGGCATCTCCACCTCGAGCCGCGGCGAGTCGGAGAAGATCGCACGCAACTTCGAACGGCACGGCTTTCCCACCATCGACCTCACCCACGACGAGCTGGCCAAGCAGCACGTGCGCCACATGGTCGGCGGCCGCACCGAGCTCGCGCACGACGAGCGCCTGTACCACTTCGTGTTCCCCGAGCGTCCGGGGGCGCTGATGCGCTTTCTGTCGAGCATGCATCCGGAGTGGAACATCAGCTTGTTCCACTACCGCAACCAGGGTGCCGACTACGGACGCATCCTCGTCGGGATCCAGGTCCCCAGGCAGGACAAGAAGGCGTTCCGCGAGTTCCTCGACACGCTGGCTTATCCGTGCGAGGACGAAACCGACAACCCGGTGTATCGGCTCTTCCTGAGGTGA
- a CDS encoding OsmC family protein, with protein sequence MECTVNWVAATGMAFVAETGSGHVLVMDGAPDGGGRNLAPRPMETVLAGTAGCTAYDVVLILKRGRHQVSGCQVKATSERAAADPKVFTKIHLHFTVSGQGLAESAVERAIHLSHEKYCSATIMLGKTAEITTSFEIVAA encoded by the coding sequence ATGGAATGCACCGTCAATTGGGTTGCCGCCACCGGCATGGCGTTCGTCGCGGAGACCGGCAGCGGCCATGTGCTCGTGATGGACGGGGCGCCGGACGGCGGCGGGCGCAACCTGGCGCCGCGACCGATGGAAACGGTACTCGCGGGTACCGCCGGCTGCACCGCGTACGACGTCGTGCTGATTCTCAAGCGCGGGCGGCATCAGGTGTCTGGTTGCCAGGTGAAGGCGACATCGGAGCGCGCCGCCGCGGACCCCAAGGTCTTCACCAAAATCCACCTGCACTTCACCGTCAGCGGCCAGGGCCTGGCCGAATCGGCAGTCGAGCGCGCCATCCACCTGTCGCACGAGAAGTACTGCTCGGCCACCATCATGCTCGGCAAGACGGCCGAGATCACGACCTCCTTCGAGATCGTGGCCGCGTAG